The DNA region AATAGGACATTTCTACTTTGGTTTTACAGTGCATGTACAGGATCGAGGCCGGCATACGTGCGGGCGAGGCATCGGGCCGTAAAAAAAAGGCGATGCCGGGGCATCGCCTTTTGCCGCGCGGGCGGCGACCTTGCCGTCGCCAGTTGGCGTTCACTTCTCCTGTACGCCAATCCGGCGGGGCTGCGCCGTCGGCTGCTTGCGCAGGACGATCTCCAGGACGCCGTCGCGGCTCTGGGCCTCGATGGAATCCGGATCGGAGGTCGCCGGGATGCGGAAGCGCCGATAGAACGAGCCCTGGGCGCGTTCCAGGCGCAGGCACCCGCGCTCCTCCTGCGCCTGCTCCTCGCGGCGTGCGCCCTTGAGGGTCAGTTCGTTCCCCTCCACCGTGATCTCGATGTCCTTGGGGGCGACACCGGGGACGTCGGCCCGGATCACGTAGCGGTCGGATTCCTCCCGCACATCGATCGCCGGCGCCCAGCCGTTGACGACATTGCCGTCCGCTTCGGCATTCTCCGCGGCGCCCGCCTCCGGCCAGCCGAGCCGGTTCAACTCGTTGCGAAAGCTCCGCAGAATGCTCCACGGTTCGTAGTAGTAAGTGCTCAGATTCATTTCCTACCTCCTGCCGGCCTTTGCCGACGTTTCTGCCTTTATAGATGCGGACGAGGTTGCGGATTTCAAGGGCGCTGCCGGGGCCGGGCCGCCCCCTTGGGTGTACAGTTGGGCAGGGTGACCGGACGGCGCGGGATGGCGGGGAGAAAACGTTACAGCCAGTAGGCGGAGGCGGTCATAATCTTTGCGCAGAGGCGCATCAGGCGCCTGCCGGCGGCATTCGGCGCGACTCCGCCGGCCTCCCGGGCGCTCGCGCCATGGGCCGCCTCTTCTTCGATCATCTGCTGCAGGATGACCCGGCTGGGCGCGTCGGGTGCGGGTAGCCGGCGCAGGTGGCGGCGCAGGTGGTCCAGGACCTGGCGCTCGGTCTCGGCCATGAAGCCCAGACTGCGCCGGTCGCCTCCCGCGGCGCCGACCAGCAGGCCGATGGCGAAAGAGCCGAAGTGCCAGCAGGGGCCCAGACGGCTGGGCGACGCGCCCAGGCCGTACAGCCTCTCCCGGCACCAGGCCAGGTGGTCCCGTTCCTCAGCCGCCGCCTCCCGGAACAGCTGCCGCGCCCGCCGCCCGCGGGCCGCCGCCGCCTGTCCTCGGTACAAACCCTGGGCGCAGACCTCGCCGGCGTGGTTGACTCGCATCAGCCCCTGGGAGACGCGGCGCTGCTCCGGGTCCAGCGCGGGCGCGGGAGGGTCGGCAGGGGCGGCGGCCGGGCAAGGGCGGCGGCCGTCGGCAATGCCGTACCAGCGCCTGAGCGACCGGTCCAGACGCGCGACCAAGCGATCCGGCCACGCCTCCGGGGCGCGGCCCGCGCCCGGCCCCCCGCTACGGGCGGGAATACCGTTGTTGACAGTGTCTGCCGTACTTTCTATCATCTCGCTTTGCCATGCCGTGCCCGGCGCAATCTCTGGCCGTCGCCGGGGCCGTTGCGGTTCCTGGCGCAACCGAATATAAAGACCTGATGCAAACTCTTACGAAGACCTACAGCGCCAAACCGGGAGAAATCCCCCGGCAATGGTACCTGGTGGATGCGGCGGATAAAATCCTGGGGCGCCTGGCCAGCGAAATCGCCAAACGGCTGCAGGGCAAGCACAAGCCGGGCTATACGCCGCACGTGGATTCCGGCGACTACATCGTGATCGTCAATGCGGAGCGGGTGCAGGTGAGCGGCAACAAGCGCAAAAACAAGATCTACTACCGGCACTCCGGTTATCCGGGCGGCCTGAAGTCCGACAGTTTCGAGAGGCTGATCGAGAAGCAGCCAGATCGGGTGCTCAAGCTGGCCGTAAAGCGCATGTTGCCGAAAGGGCCGTTGGGGCGCGCCATGTTTCGGAAGCTGAAGGTGTATGTGGGGACCGCGCACCGCCACGCGGCCCAGCAGCCGACCCCGCTGGAGCTCGGATGAGTACGCCTGCCTTTTACTACGGCACCGGGCGGCGCAAGACTTCCACGGCGCGCGTGTTCCTGCGCCCCGGCCGCGGCAACTGCACGATCAACAAGAGGCCCCTGGAAGAATATTTTGGGCAGGAGATCAGCCGCATGGTCGTGCGCCAGCCCCTGGAATGCGTCGGCGTACGCGCGCAGATAGACGTGTATGCGACGGTTCGGGGCGGAGGGGTGTCCGGCCAGGCCGGTGCGATTCGCCACGGGCTGACGCGCGCGCTGGCCCGGTACAAAGAGGAGTTCTACGCGCCGCTGCGGAAGGCGGGCTTCGTGACGCGGGACGCCCGCGCCGTGGAGCGCAAGAAGGTGGGCCTGCACAAGGCGCGCAAGGCGCCCCAGTACTCCAAGCGCTGAGTTGACGCCGGCGGGTCGCCCCTGCCGGCAAACGCCCCCGGCGGCATGACGCGCCGACGGCCCTCCTCCGGGAACGCCTTGGGGGATCGTCTAACGGTAGGACAGCGGACTCTGACTCCGCCAGTGCAGGTTCGAATCCTGCTCCCCCAGCCACAAAGAAATGCCGCCGAACTGGAGCGTCTTCGGCGCCAACAGAGTCTCCATCGGCGCAATGGCTTGGCGCCGGCATCTTCCTGGGCCTTCGATACGCCATTGCATGGCGAGCAGGAAGGGCGCTTCTTCCTCCGACCCGGTGGGCTGACAGGCGGTTTGTGTCAGGTGTCCTGCGAGAGCCTGATTGTCTGAAGCGTGTCTGTAACGTACTTGGCGGCAGTTTCTTGAATTTCGTCCGCGCCGACGGATAATGGCTGCAAATATTTCGCCCATGAACGACCGGGATGAATGGTGTCCCATTGCGACCGCTGTTGATTACGCCGCCCTTTCCCGGGGTCATGGTTTCCAAATCCATCAATTTGTCTGTTCCATAAAGGCGAATACGCCTCTATCAGTAAAGACTCAGCCAGTGGAATCCAGATGTCATCTACAACGAGGAACCGGCATTTGAAGTCCGCAAGTTTGAGGTTCTCCGTTTGCTCAATCGAGTTCGCATGCTCCCTTAAGCGCTTGAAGAGAGCTTGTTTAGGGTCTGCTCCTAACCCGTAACCTCCTTTTCTCGCGCCGGCGGGAACGGCTTTCCCGACGTAAATCGGCCATGCGTATTTGTCGCCTGTGTTCCGTGCGGTTATTTTTGCATACAGCTTGAAGTCTCCAGTGTAGTAGATCGCGTAAATTCCAGCGCCAACGAAAGATTTCTCAGGTGGCAGATTCCTGATTTTTGTCTCCAACAAGGCATCCGCAACACTTTCCCCAAGATTTTTCTTATTCAGTGGATTAAAGGGCGTTGGTTGCTGTGGATGTTCGCGAGACATATTGTTCGTGTTTAAGCTATTTGCTTTGCTACGCTTCGGCCAACCGCAACAGCCAAATCGACGGGAACCGCGTTTCCAATTTGGCGCATCGCCTCAGTCCATGACCCGCTAAACAAATAATCATCAGGGAATGTCTGTACGCGGGCGCTTTCTCGGACAGTGTAATATCTATACGTTCCATCAGGGAGCGCGATCATATTCTCACCACCAGGAACCCCATGATCTCCCGCTTTTAAGGCTTTTGAAGGCGCGTCGAGCGAACTGCCGGTATGCCCCGGATACGGGCGTGCGCCATCCCGGAATTCATGATTGGCTACCGTTTCCTTTTTGTCGCGCG from Gammaproteobacteria bacterium includes:
- the rpsI gene encoding 30S ribosomal protein S9, which encodes MSTPAFYYGTGRRKTSTARVFLRPGRGNCTINKRPLEEYFGQEISRMVVRQPLECVGVRAQIDVYATVRGGGVSGQAGAIRHGLTRALARYKEEFYAPLRKAGFVTRDARAVERKKVGLHKARKAPQYSKR
- a CDS encoding Eco29kI family restriction endonuclease, which gives rise to MSREHPQQPTPFNPLNKKNLGESVADALLETKIRNLPPEKSFVGAGIYAIYYTGDFKLYAKITARNTGDKYAWPIYVGKAVPAGARKGGYGLGADPKQALFKRLREHANSIEQTENLKLADFKCRFLVVDDIWIPLAESLLIEAYSPLWNRQIDGFGNHDPGKGRRNQQRSQWDTIHPGRSWAKYLQPLSVGADEIQETAAKYVTDTLQTIRLSQDT
- a CDS encoding Hsp20/alpha crystallin family protein; translation: MNLSTYYYEPWSILRSFRNELNRLGWPEAGAAENAEADGNVVNGWAPAIDVREESDRYVIRADVPGVAPKDIEITVEGNELTLKGARREEQAQEERGCLRLERAQGSFYRRFRIPATSDPDSIEAQSRDGVLEIVLRKQPTAQPRRIGVQEK
- the rplM gene encoding 50S ribosomal protein L13 gives rise to the protein MQTLTKTYSAKPGEIPRQWYLVDAADKILGRLASEIAKRLQGKHKPGYTPHVDSGDYIVIVNAERVQVSGNKRKNKIYYRHSGYPGGLKSDSFERLIEKQPDRVLKLAVKRMLPKGPLGRAMFRKLKVYVGTAHRHAAQQPTPLELG
- the coq7 gene encoding 2-polyprenyl-3-methyl-6-methoxy-1,4-benzoquinone monooxygenase, yielding MIESTADTVNNGIPARSGGPGAGRAPEAWPDRLVARLDRSLRRWYGIADGRRPCPAAAPADPPAPALDPEQRRVSQGLMRVNHAGEVCAQGLYRGQAAAARGRRARQLFREAAAEERDHLAWCRERLYGLGASPSRLGPCWHFGSFAIGLLVGAAGGDRRSLGFMAETERQVLDHLRRHLRRLPAPDAPSRVILQQMIEEEAAHGASAREAGGVAPNAAGRRLMRLCAKIMTASAYWL